The sequence AAAACATCGTACTGAAGTAAAAATTTTTGGAGAACATTATACATTAAAAAGCTCAAAGGAACCAGAATATATGCAAAAAGTTGCGGTTACAGTTGATGAGACAATGAATCATATCGCAGAAAATAAGCCACGGTTAAGTTTACATCAAATAGCGGTCCTAGCAGCAGTTAATTTAGCCGATGAATATTTGAAGTTAGAAGAAGAATATTACAATTTAATGGAGCTTGTAGATGAAGAAATAGATTCTAAAAAAGGGTGATAAACTATGACGAATTTAGAAATTTCTCTTGTTTTAAAAGAAATTTCAGAGTTAATGGAACTTAAAGGTGAAAATTATTATAAATTCCGTGCATATAGACAGGGAGCTCGCCAGATTGAGAAACTTTCTGAAGAAATAACAAGACTAGTACAGGAAAATCGAATGCGTCAAGTCCCTAGAATAGGTGAGGGGATTGCTAAAACTGTTGAAGAAGTTGTGCGAACGGGTAGATCTACTTTACTAGAAGAATTAAGAAGTGAAGTTCCTACAGGACTTAGGCGAATTTTAGGTATACCAGGGATAGGAGTTAAGTCATCTCATAAACTTTTTGAGGAACTTAAGATATCTACAGTCAAGGAATTGAAAAAAGCATGTGAAGAAGGAAAAATAAAAGATCATCCAGGTTTTGGTGAAAAATTTCAACAAAAGGTATTAGAGGGTATATCAAAGCTAGAAAATGCTGAAAAAACAACCCTATTAGGTATAGCTTTACCAATGAGTGAAAGTATAGTTAAAAAAATCCTAAGCTTTTCTGAAGTTACAAATGCAGAAATAACTGGAAGTGTTAGAAGACGTATGGAAGTTGTAGAGGATATCGATATATTAGTGGAAACAACTGAGCCAGAAAAGGTAAAAGAACATATTACAGAACTACCTGCTGTATACCAAGTGTTAGATGAAAAGGACCATGTTCTAAGTGTATTAAATACAGTTGGAATTAAGGTTGAGTTTTACTTTACTACCCCAAAGATATTTCATTATAATTTGTTAATTTCAACAGGAAATGAACAACATATAAATAGACTCATGAGTGTAGCCAGTAAACAAGGTGTTAAATTAGAAAGGGATGGTCTTTATAAGAACAATAAACTGATTGATATTTACTCAGAACAAGAAGTGTATGATAAAATAAATTTACCATATATAGCCCCTGAGCTAAGAGAAGGTAGGGGAGAAATAGAAGGTGCAATGGAAAAAAACCTTCCGAATGTTGTCAAAAAAAGTGAAATCAAGGGTGATTTACATATACACACTAACTGGAGTGACGGTGCTTCTAGTCTGGAGGATATGATTGATATAGCTAAACAATATGAATATCAATATATCGCAATCACTGATCATTCACAATCATTAAAGATTGCAAGTGGGCTCTCAAAAGAGCAACTAGAAAAACAGATAGAAAAAATAAATGTCTTGAATGAAAAGAATTCAGGTATTAGAATTTTATCAGGTGTCGAAGTCGATATTTTAAGAGATGGAACCTTAGACTTTCATAATCATATTTTAGAGCAACTAGATTTTGTTATAGCTTCTATTCATCAGGGTTTTCAAGATTCAGGTGTAATTATAACAAAACGTATATGTCAAGCGATGGAGAACCCTTATGTAAAAGCAATTGCTCATCCCACTGGTAGAATTATTGGTAAAAGAAAAGAGTTTAATCTCGATTTTAAAAAAATCTTTCAAAAAGCTAATGAAACTAATACAGCTATTGAAATAAATTCTTCTATTGATAGACTTGATCTATCAGAAAGATATCTTTCAAGTGCTAAAGAATATGATGTGAAATTTCTAATTAATACTGATGCTCATAGTGTTGTAGCTCTTAGAGATATTAATTATGGTTTATATGTAGCCCGTAGAGCTTGGTTGACGCCCGAACAGATTATTAATACTTATGATTTAAATGATTTTATGACATGGCTGTCAGACTAGAATGTTATCAGGGAGGAATAAACGTGGCTTTTAAAAAATCTGAAAAAACTTTAGAACTTAATAAAGTAATTGACATGCTTAAGGAAGAAACTATGTCTGATATGACAAAAGAAATCTGTGAGACTTTAAAACCAAGTACTAATTATAGTGAAGTGAGTACATGGTTAAAAGAAACTACTGAAGCTAGAAACTTGTTAGCAGAAAAGGAACTGTTTCTTCGAGGATTAAAAGACATAAGAAAACAATTACAATTTGCCACCAAAGATGGGGTTTTGCAGGGAAATGAATTATTTGATATCAAAAGTGTAATATCAACTTCTGAGAGAGTAAAAAAGTTATTTGATGAGTATGATGAAAATTATCCTATAATTTTTGATCTAATTAACAAATTACCTAACCTAACTAGGTTACGTAAAGAGCTTGAATCGAAAATTGATGAAGATGGTGAAGTGAAAGATTCAGCAAGTAGTAATTTAAAAAATATAAGAATGAGAGTAAAGAATTTAAGATCACAAGTAAAATCATCATTAAACAAAACATTAAATTCTAGTGAAAAGTACTTGCAAGAAAAGCTAGTAACCATGAGAAATGATAGGTATGTGTTACCTATTAAAGCAGAGTATCAGAATATGATTCCTGGAATAATTCATGATCAATCAGCTAGCGGAATGACAGTATACATTGAACCAAGAGATGTAGTAGAAAAGAATAATCAACTTAATCAGGCAAAGCGTGAAGAATATAAGGAAATACAAAAAATATTAAAAGAATTAAGTGAGCAGATTAAAGAACATTATGATCCACTACAAAACACATTACAAATTTTAGTTGAATTAGATTTCATACTGTCAAAAGGCGCTTTATCACGTAAACTTAACGCAAGAGAACCTGAATTAAATTATGAAAAGCGGATAAATATTTTCAAAGCGCGCCATCCTCTATTAGGAGAAGAAGCAGTGCCAATAGATGTAAAACTAGGAGATGACTTTAATACATTAGTGATTACCGGACCAAATACGGGAGGAAAAACTGTTACATTAAAGATGGTTGGATTATTTACACTAATGACTCAATTGGGGCTACATTTACCAGCTGGTCGTGGTACTGAAATGGGGATTTTTGAGAAAGTTTTTGCTGATATTGGAGATGAACAAGATATTGAGCAATCTTTAAGTACTTTTAGTTCTCATATGTCTAATATTGTTGAAATTGTAAATAATGTTGATGAAAAATCTCTAATATTACTTGATGAATTGGGAGCGGGTACTGATCCTACTGAAGGATCAGCATTAGCTATGTCATTATTAGAATACTTTCATAATAAAGGGTGTCGAAGCATAGCTACTACACACTATACACAATTAAAGAACTTTGCTCATGCTAGAGATGGAGTGGAAAATGCTTCAGTTGAGTTTGATGATATAACACTTAAACCAACTTATAAATTGTTGATTGGAGTACCTGGGAAAAGTAATGCTTTCGTAATTTCATCAAGATTGGGTTTAAGTGATGATATTATCTCAAATGCTAAAAGTTTTTTAGCTGATGAGGAAATAGAAGTTGAAGATTTAATTTCTTCACTTACTGAAAAAGAAAAATCTACTCAATTACTAAAAGATGAGTTAGAACGAGAAAAAGCTAAAGTGGAAAGAATGAAATCCGAACTAGAAAAAGCAAAGCAAGATATGGAGAATAAAAGAGACGAAGTGTTAAATAAAGCAAGAGAACAAGCTGAAGATATAATTACTGATGCTAGAAGAGATGTAGAAGAAACGCTAAAAGAAGCTAGAAAACTTGCAGAGAAAAATTCACAAAAAGAGATGGCAGAAGTGAGTGGTAATGTAAGAAAACGATTATCAGAAAAGCAAGAACATCTGCAAGAAAGTATGAAATCAGATGAAAACAAGGAACCACTATCACCTGCTGAATTACGCCAAGGAATGGATGTTTATGTTTCAAATTTAGATAAAGAAGGTATTATACAAAAGATTAATAAAGATAAAAAAGAGGCTGAAGTACAGGTAG comes from Natranaerobius trueperi and encodes:
- a CDS encoding cell division protein ZapA; translated protein: MESDKKHRTEVKIFGEHYTLKSSKEPEYMQKVAVTVDETMNHIAENKPRLSLHQIAVLAAVNLADEYLKLEEEYYNLMELVDEEIDSKKG
- the polX gene encoding DNA polymerase/3'-5' exonuclease PolX gives rise to the protein MTNLEISLVLKEISELMELKGENYYKFRAYRQGARQIEKLSEEITRLVQENRMRQVPRIGEGIAKTVEEVVRTGRSTLLEELRSEVPTGLRRILGIPGIGVKSSHKLFEELKISTVKELKKACEEGKIKDHPGFGEKFQQKVLEGISKLENAEKTTLLGIALPMSESIVKKILSFSEVTNAEITGSVRRRMEVVEDIDILVETTEPEKVKEHITELPAVYQVLDEKDHVLSVLNTVGIKVEFYFTTPKIFHYNLLISTGNEQHINRLMSVASKQGVKLERDGLYKNNKLIDIYSEQEVYDKINLPYIAPELREGRGEIEGAMEKNLPNVVKKSEIKGDLHIHTNWSDGASSLEDMIDIAKQYEYQYIAITDHSQSLKIASGLSKEQLEKQIEKINVLNEKNSGIRILSGVEVDILRDGTLDFHNHILEQLDFVIASIHQGFQDSGVIITKRICQAMENPYVKAIAHPTGRIIGKRKEFNLDFKKIFQKANETNTAIEINSSIDRLDLSERYLSSAKEYDVKFLINTDAHSVVALRDINYGLYVARRAWLTPEQIINTYDLNDFMTWLSD
- a CDS encoding endonuclease MutS2 produces the protein MAFKKSEKTLELNKVIDMLKEETMSDMTKEICETLKPSTNYSEVSTWLKETTEARNLLAEKELFLRGLKDIRKQLQFATKDGVLQGNELFDIKSVISTSERVKKLFDEYDENYPIIFDLINKLPNLTRLRKELESKIDEDGEVKDSASSNLKNIRMRVKNLRSQVKSSLNKTLNSSEKYLQEKLVTMRNDRYVLPIKAEYQNMIPGIIHDQSASGMTVYIEPRDVVEKNNQLNQAKREEYKEIQKILKELSEQIKEHYDPLQNTLQILVELDFILSKGALSRKLNAREPELNYEKRINIFKARHPLLGEEAVPIDVKLGDDFNTLVITGPNTGGKTVTLKMVGLFTLMTQLGLHLPAGRGTEMGIFEKVFADIGDEQDIEQSLSTFSSHMSNIVEIVNNVDEKSLILLDELGAGTDPTEGSALAMSLLEYFHNKGCRSIATTHYTQLKNFAHARDGVENASVEFDDITLKPTYKLLIGVPGKSNAFVISSRLGLSDDIISNAKSFLADEEIEVEDLISSLTEKEKSTQLLKDELEREKAKVERMKSELEKAKQDMENKRDEVLNKAREQAEDIITDARRDVEETLKEARKLAEKNSQKEMAEVSGNVRKRLSEKQEHLQESMKSDENKEPLSPAELRQGMDVYVSNLDKEGIIQKINKDKKEAEVQVGIMKVSVAFSNLYLVEDKENSNGSEIEKHKRKSVLTDKKANISTELDIRGERVDDAIAKVDKFLDDAIVTNLTQIRIIHGKGTGNLRKGIQFHLEGHPHVNEYRIGSRNEGGEGVTVVKLNL